From Patescibacteria group bacterium, a single genomic window includes:
- a CDS encoding methyltransferase, translating to MGKDIKKFENKIILGDCLEVMKDIPDNSVDMTFADPPFNLKKKYNHYEDTKEKEEYLEWCNKWMNEMVRITKPSGSIFVHNIPRWLSHFAEYLNKIAYFRHWITWDSGGAPMGKTLLPNHYGILYYTKSKSYKDFKFYDIRYPHPRCRVCKEFLKDYGGKKDQAHGFGPLLSDVWSDIHRIRHKKRRDEHPCQLPVPLLERLILMSTDEGDIVFDPFIGTGTTAVAAKRLGRKYIGIDIDPQYIKITEKNLKQAKETKVNGCYVSVYLGEIRTMRDKDFKEIWKNKEKNLKLLDNKMYKLNKRFDL from the coding sequence ATGGGCAAAGATATTAAAAAATTTGAGAACAAAATTATTCTAGGCGATTGTTTGGAAGTGATGAAAGATATCCCTGACAATTCAGTGGATATGACTTTTGCTGACCCGCCTTTTAACTTGAAGAAAAAATATAACCACTATGAGGACACAAAAGAAAAAGAGGAGTATTTAGAATGGTGCAATAAATGGATGAACGAGATGGTGAGAATTACAAAACCAAGCGGATCTATTTTTGTTCATAATATTCCCCGTTGGTTATCGCACTTTGCCGAGTACCTAAACAAAATCGCCTATTTTAGGCATTGGATTACTTGGGATTCCGGTGGTGCACCGATGGGCAAGACGCTTTTACCGAATCACTATGGGATTTTATATTACACAAAATCAAAATCATACAAGGATTTTAAGTTTTATGACATTAGATATCCACATCCACGCTGTCGTGTCTGTAAGGAGTTTTTGAAAGATTATGGGGGTAAAAAGGATCAAGCACATGGCTTTGGCCCTCTTCTTTCCGATGTTTGGTCTGACATTCACAGAATCCGTCATAAAAAACGAAGAGACGAACATCCTTGTCAATTACCTGTGCCATTACTAGAGAGACTTATTTTGATGAGTACCGACGAGGGAGATATTGTATTTGATCCATTCATTGGTACGGGAACTACCGCTGTCGCCGCTAAACGTTTAGGACGAAAGTATATTGGGATAGATATTGACCCTCAGTATATAAAAATTACAGAAAAAAATCTAAAACAAGCGAAAGAGACAAAAGTAAATGGTTGTTATGTATCTGTCTATCTTGGTGAAATTCGCACAATGAGAGACAAGGATTTTAAAGAAATTTGGAAAAATAAAGAAAAGAATTTGAAACTATTAGATAACAAAATGTACAAATTAAACAAAAGATTTGATTTATAA
- a CDS encoding iron ABC transporter ATP-binding protein, with protein sequence MKNILQIISLAKPMHRLIALIGFLIVIGAGIDLIVPIISKFIVDEIVANLQQTGGSFERLVFLIASAFILSMISLVVTTISDRLGDHFSGRLRKFLTEQYYYKVLTLPQSYFDTELSGKIINQLSRGIQSIQQFINTTTNFILPTFLQSIFTIAVLAYYSLPIAFFTFLLFPIYLILSYYSSKKWGEEEVKKNKIEDQSRARIQEVITNISLVKSFITEKKEYSYISESLKKSNAIYARQSKTYHTFDFLRGLSLNIILTLINIVVFINTFQGKLTIGEMVLIIQLVAQSRRPLFAMSFILTNIQYAEAGSKEFLEVLRLPSKEYFDQDIKIEKINNPSITFENVSFKYATSDQVLNNVSFHIADKEKVALVGHSGAGKTTIVNLILKFYEPTKGRILLKDMDYKNLHPKFIRSNIALVFQESELFSSTIRENVMYGTKATEEEVINALKMANAYDFVMKLPKGLDSEIGERGVRLSGGQKQRIQIARAILKNAPILILDEATSSLDAKSEKEVHEALENLMKDKLVIIIAHRFSTIQNVNKIIVIDEGKVVDCGSPQELAGRPGIYQNLLRYQIEGNKKLLEKFEIY encoded by the coding sequence ATGAAAAATATTCTGCAGATTATTTCTCTTGCCAAGCCTATGCATAGGCTTATTGCACTTATTGGTTTTTTAATTGTCATTGGAGCTGGTATTGATCTAATCGTTCCGATTATCTCCAAATTCATTGTTGATGAAATTGTTGCCAATCTACAACAAACAGGAGGAAGTTTTGAAAGACTAGTGTTTCTTATAGCATCAGCATTTATTCTAAGTATGATAAGTTTGGTCGTTACAACAATTAGCGATCGTCTAGGTGATCACTTCTCAGGAAGACTCAGAAAATTTCTAACAGAGCAGTACTACTATAAAGTCCTTACTTTACCCCAGAGTTATTTTGATACTGAATTGTCAGGAAAAATTATTAACCAACTTAGCCGTGGAATTCAATCAATTCAGCAGTTTATTAATACTACAACCAACTTTATCCTTCCTACATTTCTGCAAAGTATTTTTACTATTGCTGTACTTGCTTATTACAGTCTGCCTATTGCATTTTTTACATTTCTTTTGTTCCCTATTTATTTAATCCTAAGCTACTATTCATCCAAGAAATGGGGAGAAGAAGAAGTAAAAAAGAATAAAATAGAAGATCAATCACGCGCAAGAATTCAAGAAGTAATCACCAATATTAGCCTAGTAAAAAGCTTTATTACTGAAAAAAAGGAATATTCCTACATCTCAGAGAGCTTGAAAAAAAGTAATGCAATTTATGCTCGACAGAGTAAGACGTATCATACTTTTGATTTCTTACGGGGTTTGAGCTTGAATATTATCCTAACACTTATTAATATTGTTGTTTTTATAAATACTTTTCAAGGTAAACTCACGATTGGTGAGATGGTGCTTATCATACAACTTGTAGCTCAGTCCCGAAGGCCGCTTTTTGCCATGTCGTTTATACTCACAAATATACAATACGCAGAAGCAGGATCAAAAGAATTTTTAGAAGTATTACGCCTCCCATCAAAAGAATATTTTGATCAGGACATCAAAATAGAAAAAATTAATAACCCATCAATAACTTTTGAAAATGTATCGTTTAAATATGCAACTTCCGATCAAGTATTAAATAATGTCTCTTTCCATATCGCAGATAAAGAAAAAGTAGCTTTGGTAGGACATAGTGGAGCAGGCAAAACAACGATTGTCAATCTTATCTTGAAATTTTATGAACCAACAAAGGGTAGAATTCTTTTAAAAGATATGGACTATAAAAACCTTCATCCCAAATTTATCCGCAGTAATATCGCTTTGGTTTTTCAAGAAAGTGAACTATTTTCATCTACTATTCGCGAGAATGTAATGTACGGAACAAAAGCAACAGAAGAAGAGGTAATAAATGCACTCAAAATGGCAAATGCTTACGATTTTGTAATGAAGCTGCCAAAGGGATTAGATTCTGAAATCGGGGAGAGAGGAGTACGTCTTTCAGGAGGTCAAAAACAGAGGATTCAGATTGCACGAGCAATTCTTAAAAACGCACCTATTCTGATTCTTGACGAAGCAACAAGCAGTCTTGATGCCAAATCAGAGAAAGAAGTACATGAAGCTCTTGAAAACCTGATGAAAGACAAGCTGGTAATTATTATTGCGCATAGATTCTCAACAATTCAAAATGTCAATAAAATTATTGTCATTGATGAAGGAAAAGTTGTTGATTGTGGATCACCCCAAGAGCTAGCAGGCAGACCTGGAATTTATCAAAATCTGCTACGTTATCAAATCGAGGGCAACAAAAAACTTTTGGAGAAATTTGAGATTTATTGA
- the uppP gene encoding undecaprenyl-diphosphatase, with protein MDLSHVAILAIVEGFTEFLPISSTGHLILTSYLLGIGQTPFMKTFEIIIQLGAILAVIFLYWRKLKRSYILWKKIFIAFLPTAIIGFTLYRIVKDILLGNPLITLGAIFLGGIILIILELLYKEKEYHVQNVEEITYKQSVLIGLFQSLSLIPGVSRAAATIIGALFLGAKRKSAVEFSFFLAVPTMITASTFEIIQSSFSLTTSEIQYLLIGFILSFFFALLAIRFLLSFIQSHTFIPFGIYRILLAIVYASLLLK; from the coding sequence ATGGATCTATCGCATGTTGCTATACTAGCAATCGTTGAAGGTTTTACAGAGTTCCTTCCAATCTCCTCAACCGGACATCTCATCCTCACATCCTATTTGTTAGGCATAGGCCAAACACCATTTATGAAAACATTTGAGATTATAATCCAGCTTGGAGCAATTCTCGCTGTTATTTTTCTTTATTGGAGAAAACTGAAAAGAAGTTATATTCTCTGGAAGAAAATCTTTATTGCATTTCTTCCGACAGCAATCATAGGATTTACTTTATATCGAATAGTTAAAGATATTCTGTTAGGTAATCCTTTGATCACATTAGGTGCTATTTTTTTAGGGGGGATTATTCTTATTATTTTAGAATTGCTGTACAAAGAAAAAGAATACCACGTGCAGAATGTAGAAGAAATTACTTATAAGCAATCAGTTTTAATTGGATTGTTTCAATCTCTGTCTCTGATTCCAGGAGTATCACGAGCAGCTGCGACAATTATTGGGGCATTGTTTTTGGGTGCCAAAAGAAAATCAGCCGTTGAGTTCTCATTTTTTTTGGCTGTTCCCACAATGATTACTGCCTCAACTTTTGAAATCATTCAAAGTTCATTTTCTTTAACAACAAGTGAAATACAATATCTTCTGATAGGATTTATTCTCTCATTCTTTTTTGCACTACTTGCAATTAGATTTTTACTCAGTTTCATCCAGTCGCATACCTTTATACCTTTTGGTATATACAGGATACTTCTTGCAATAGTATATGCATCTTTGCTATTAAAATAA
- a CDS encoding AI-2E family transporter — translation MAHKFFSYLLKNQVIFALFLIVTGWFLFQTRGILTLIFLAYIINAALLPLVNKLHKRGVPHFLSVLIPFISILLIIFLIVFPLVPFVASQVMLLLTRLPNYIDDSTRALGIVIDVNQVQDVVTKELNTLGKNAFSVTSKVFGGIFSTLTVLVVSFYLILYHDRFKRNIAHLFHPKDREKVLTTLSLIDEKLGAWVQGQLILSLSIGVITWIALSILALPYAVPLAILAGMLEIIPTIGPIIASIPAIIVAFSISPTMAIVVVVLYTVIQMLENHFLVPKIMQKAVGLNPVVVIVAVMIGANMMGVLGALLAVPFVSFIIVLFNSINAAEEKQ, via the coding sequence ATGGCTCATAAATTTTTTAGTTACTTACTCAAAAACCAAGTGATTTTTGCTCTCTTTCTCATAGTAACAGGGTGGTTTCTCTTTCAGACAAGAGGCATCCTTACTTTGATCTTTCTTGCTTACATTATAAATGCGGCACTTCTTCCTCTAGTTAATAAGCTTCACAAAAGGGGAGTTCCTCATTTTTTATCAGTGCTTATTCCTTTTATAAGCATTTTATTAATTATCTTCTTGATTGTCTTTCCACTTGTTCCTTTTGTAGCTTCTCAAGTAATGCTGCTCTTAACAAGATTACCTAATTATATTGACGACTCAACAAGAGCACTGGGTATTGTTATAGATGTAAATCAAGTACAAGACGTCGTAACAAAAGAGCTCAATACATTAGGAAAGAATGCTTTCTCTGTCACTAGTAAAGTCTTTGGAGGAATATTCTCAACACTTACAGTACTAGTAGTGAGTTTTTATCTAATTCTTTATCATGATCGCTTTAAGAGGAATATTGCGCATCTTTTCCATCCTAAAGATCGAGAAAAAGTACTGACAACCCTTAGTCTTATTGATGAAAAATTAGGAGCATGGGTACAAGGTCAATTAATTCTTTCATTATCTATTGGAGTAATTACCTGGATTGCGCTTAGTATTTTAGCTCTTCCCTATGCTGTACCACTTGCCATTTTAGCTGGTATGCTGGAGATTATTCCTACAATAGGACCTATTATTGCTTCCATACCAGCGATCATTGTTGCTTTTTCTATTTCACCCACGATGGCTATTGTTGTAGTTGTATTATATACTGTCATTCAAATGCTCGAAAATCACTTTTTGGTACCAAAAATTATGCAAAAAGCAGTCGGACTAAATCCAGTGGTAGTCATCGTCGCCGTTATGATTGGAGCAAATATGATGGGTGTTCTGGGAGCTCTTCTCGCAGTTCCATTTGTGTCCTTTATTATTGTCCTTTTCAATAGTATTAATGCCGCTGAAGAAAAACAATAA